The proteins below come from a single Vicinamibacterales bacterium genomic window:
- a CDS encoding PIG-L deacetylase family protein has product MSAARVLFSFAHPDDETFTGAGVACQCAEAGARLALVTATRGQAGKMGEPPVCTRDELPATRERELRAAAEILGIHEVSVLDYQDKALAEVAPELIRADLVALLRAFRPHIVITFDPNGLNQHPDHVAISRFTSDAIAAAADARWPSNGQPHSVDRLLWTPPVPPWELARQADLARNPGIDFLFDIARWRDRKVAALRAHRTQHLAINRLWFDQRDVKSLLSFEAYRQAWGPVLPEVPMSQLPLTDYESCE; this is encoded by the coding sequence ATGAGCGCTGCACGGGTCCTATTTAGCTTTGCACATCCCGATGACGAGACCTTCACCGGAGCGGGTGTCGCGTGTCAGTGTGCGGAGGCAGGTGCTCGCCTAGCACTAGTGACCGCGACCCGTGGCCAAGCTGGGAAGATGGGTGAGCCACCTGTCTGCACGCGTGATGAGCTTCCGGCAACCCGCGAGCGTGAACTCCGTGCAGCGGCCGAGATTCTTGGCATTCATGAAGTCAGCGTCTTGGATTACCAGGACAAGGCACTTGCCGAAGTGGCGCCGGAACTGATCCGTGCCGATCTTGTGGCGTTGCTGAGGGCGTTCCGCCCACACATCGTCATCACTTTCGATCCGAACGGCTTAAACCAACACCCCGACCACGTTGCAATCAGCCGCTTCACTTCCGACGCGATCGCTGCTGCCGCTGATGCCAGGTGGCCGAGTAATGGGCAGCCACATTCTGTGGATCGTTTACTGTGGACGCCGCCTGTGCCACCGTGGGAGTTAGCACGACAGGCCGACCTTGCACGGAACCCCGGTATTGATTTCCTGTTTGACATCGCCCGATGGCGCGACCGGAAGGTAGCGGCGCTTCGAGCTCACCGAACACAGCACCTTGCCATCAATCGTCTCTGGTTTGACCAAAGAGACGTTAAGAGCTTGCTATCGTTCGAAGCCTATCGGCAGGCTTGGGGACCAGTTCTGCCGGAGGTGCCGATGAGTCAGTTGCCGCTAACCGACTATGAATCATGCGAATAA
- a CDS encoding MoxR family ATPase, producing MITEIDQQIAQFQQNFALATEEIGKRIVGYEEIVQGTLISLLADGHVLLEGIPGLGKTKLVHTLSDVLHLKFSRVQFTPDLMPADIIGTNVVQEGEQGEKFLEFQQGPLFANIVLADEINRATPKTQSALLEAMQEKSVSVGRQTYKLVLPFFVLATQNPLEMEGTYPLPEAQLDRFFMKLRVGYPDTESLHEILNRTTQFDEPDVERVLTGDQLMEMRRTSREVPIARPIQDYAIRLTLATHPESPYAQPIVNRYVRYGASPRGAQALVVGGKIRALLADRVHVSCEDIRAMLLPALRHRVLLNFEGEAEQIDPDTILEEVLTNTPEPTE from the coding sequence ATGATTACTGAAATCGACCAGCAAATTGCACAGTTCCAGCAAAACTTTGCGCTCGCTACTGAAGAAATCGGTAAGCGGATCGTGGGCTATGAGGAAATCGTTCAGGGAACCCTCATTAGTTTACTGGCGGACGGTCACGTCCTACTTGAAGGGATCCCTGGTCTGGGCAAGACGAAACTAGTGCATACGCTAAGTGATGTGTTGCACCTAAAGTTCTCTCGTGTTCAGTTTACCCCTGACCTGATGCCAGCCGACATCATCGGTACCAACGTCGTGCAGGAGGGCGAGCAGGGTGAGAAGTTCCTCGAGTTTCAACAGGGCCCACTATTTGCCAACATCGTGCTAGCTGACGAGATCAACAGGGCAACACCGAAGACCCAGTCCGCGCTGCTTGAGGCGATGCAAGAGAAGAGCGTGTCAGTCGGAAGGCAGACCTACAAACTGGTATTGCCCTTCTTCGTGCTTGCAACCCAGAACCCTCTTGAGATGGAAGGAACCTATCCTCTTCCCGAAGCACAACTCGACCGCTTCTTTATGAAGTTGAGGGTCGGGTATCCAGACACGGAAAGCCTTCACGAAATCCTCAATCGCACTACCCAGTTCGACGAACCCGATGTGGAACGCGTACTGACTGGCGATCAATTGATGGAGATGCGACGGACTTCGCGTGAGGTGCCGATTGCCAGGCCGATTCAGGACTATGCGATCCGACTGACGTTGGCGACACACCCTGAATCACCCTACGCGCAGCCGATTGTCAACCGTTACGTCCGCTACGGTGCCAGCCCGCGGGGTGCACAAGCGCTCGTTGTTGGAGGCAAGATCCGAGCACTGTTAGCCGACCGCGTCCACGTGTCGTGTGAGGACATCCGTGCCATGTTACTGCCGGCACTGCGCCACCGCGTACTCTTGAATTTCGAAGGTGAAGCCGAGCAAATCGACCCGGACACAATCCTCGAGGAAGTGCTCACGAACACGCCAGAGCCGACTGAATGA
- a CDS encoding MoaD/ThiS family protein gives MSITVRLPTTLQTSGQDRLTITEPVENIAELVLVLRRQLPGFPAQWDDSMLNFSVNDEVVLHRVEERVLTNGDVVEIILALSGGRP, from the coding sequence ATGTCGATCACAGTACGTCTACCGACGACGTTACAGACGAGCGGACAAGACAGGCTCACCATCACCGAGCCAGTAGAAAACATTGCGGAACTTGTCCTGGTTCTCAGACGACAGCTGCCTGGTTTCCCCGCCCAGTGGGACGATTCGATGCTGAATTTTTCGGTGAATGACGAGGTAGTGTTACACCGTGTCGAGGAACGGGTTCTTACCAACGGCGATGTGGTTGAGATTATCCTCGCCCTCTCGGGCGGGAGACCATAG
- a CDS encoding DUF58 domain-containing protein: protein MATEDELFDGEFLKKLEYLHIVSKRAFAGQFRAERRAKKRGSGLEFADHRAYSPGDDFRRVDWRAYQRLEKLLLRLFEEEQDLPIYLFIDCSRSMADGRPTKLAYACQVAAALCYIGLAHLDRVTLTPYTDHLGRELSSQRGKGQIFKVFKFLGQLASGGTTDAKAAFEKFCRSKRPRGISVVISDFLDPHGFETGLNLLRFSHHDIFAIHVVSQADSEPELRGDLQLVDVETGSTHDIAATPSLLNAYQHIYAEFCGEVEGFCAKYQFGYVRTQTEVPFEDVILQVFRQNRFLT, encoded by the coding sequence ATGGCTACGGAAGACGAATTATTCGACGGCGAGTTTCTAAAGAAACTCGAATACTTGCACATCGTGTCCAAGCGGGCATTTGCTGGCCAGTTCCGCGCAGAGCGCCGTGCCAAGAAACGCGGTTCGGGTCTCGAGTTCGCTGACCACCGAGCGTATTCGCCCGGTGACGATTTCCGACGGGTTGACTGGCGTGCCTACCAGCGTCTCGAGAAGCTCCTACTTAGGCTCTTCGAAGAGGAGCAGGACCTTCCAATTTATCTATTCATTGACTGCAGCCGATCGATGGCCGATGGCCGGCCGACCAAACTAGCCTACGCCTGTCAGGTAGCGGCCGCACTTTGCTATATCGGGCTGGCTCATCTCGACCGCGTCACCTTGACTCCCTATACAGATCACCTGGGTCGAGAACTGTCGTCGCAACGCGGCAAGGGTCAGATTTTCAAGGTGTTCAAATTTCTTGGGCAGCTCGCATCAGGTGGCACGACCGACGCGAAGGCTGCGTTTGAGAAATTCTGTCGCAGCAAGCGGCCGCGTGGCATTAGCGTTGTTATCTCGGATTTTCTCGATCCGCACGGCTTTGAAACTGGACTAAACCTGCTACGCTTCTCGCACCACGACATTTTCGCTATTCATGTTGTCAGCCAAGCCGACAGCGAGCCTGAATTGAGGGGTGATTTGCAATTGGTGGATGTTGAGACTGGTTCAACGCACGACATCGCAGCTACTCCCTCCCTACTTAACGCTTATCAACATATCTACGCGGAGTTCTGCGGCGAAGTCGAAGGATTCTGTGCCAA
- a CDS encoding VWA domain-containing protein, whose product MRVEITLLFGLIGLTITTIGAQQQVPLFRSGTNIVPLYVTVTDGNDRLVANLVKEDFEIYDNEVRQEIVVFRNDVQPISVVVMLDTSASMTGKLKLLMAGAEQFFIRMLPGDRGRVGAFNDKVELTSEFTGDRDHLIAELDTLDFGNPTRLYDAIATSLDALQGIQGRRVILVFTDGDDTSSTADSDDVLERAVVEEVMVYAIGLRVEYFNGRRMVRSRPDRNLRKYAQETGGGYFELRSDDDLGSTFTRVAQELHSQYVIGFTPAELDGRPHMLEVRLGRPGLTARARRSYIASAEDLSGTP is encoded by the coding sequence ATGCGCGTCGAGATAACGCTCTTGTTTGGACTGATCGGTCTGACCATCACCACGATTGGTGCCCAGCAGCAGGTACCGCTGTTCAGGTCAGGCACCAACATTGTGCCTTTGTACGTAACGGTCACCGATGGCAACGACCGACTAGTAGCCAACCTCGTAAAAGAGGACTTTGAGATCTACGACAACGAGGTTCGACAGGAAATCGTCGTGTTTCGTAACGACGTTCAACCCATCTCGGTTGTCGTTATGCTCGACACAAGTGCCAGCATGACCGGCAAGCTCAAGCTGCTGATGGCAGGTGCGGAGCAATTCTTCATCCGAATGTTACCGGGCGACCGAGGACGGGTCGGAGCGTTCAACGACAAAGTAGAACTTACCTCGGAGTTTACCGGTGACCGCGATCATCTCATTGCCGAATTAGACACACTCGACTTTGGAAACCCAACCCGCCTGTACGACGCCATCGCCACCAGCCTCGACGCACTGCAAGGAATTCAAGGACGCCGCGTCATTCTTGTTTTCACCGACGGCGACGACACAAGCAGCACCGCTGATTCCGATGACGTGCTCGAGCGCGCAGTCGTGGAAGAAGTGATGGTCTATGCTATCGGTCTCAGGGTGGAATATTTTAATGGTAGACGCATGGTGCGTAGCCGACCCGATCGCAACTTGAGGAAGTACGCTCAAGAAACAGGCGGTGGCTACTTCGAGTTGCGCAGCGATGACGACCTCGGCTCCACATTTACACGTGTCGCTCAAGAGTTACACAGCCAGTATGTAATCGGCTTCACGCCAGCCGAGCTTGACGGTAGGCCGCACATGCTTGAAGTGCGCCTTGGACGACCCGGTCTGACAGCGCGCGCGCGCCGGAGTTATATCGCCAGCGCCGAAGATCTCTCTGGAACGCCCTAG
- a CDS encoding rhodanese-like domain-containing protein gives MPDEPKSTTSGPRHVDAAEAEQLISEGEIHLLDVRTPQEFTSLGHIPEALLLPVELVAAAPAVVPHDDKPVLVYCEHGVRSQHAAQVLLRCGYKQVLNLSGGMSTWRGRRAYDLQPIAGPSEWLLENSDFLHGGGLALDLACGRGRHVLTLAAAGWQVRGIDRNAEVIEHLRGVARCLGLQVNVEVVDLESGSVDLGNTVYNLIVVTRYLHRPLFPAICDALKPGGILLYETFTIDQAERGHPKNPEFLLKPNELQKLVRPLEILRKYEGERDGRMVAAVVARKPSFGSP, from the coding sequence ATGCCCGACGAGCCTAAGTCGACAACGTCAGGTCCGCGCCACGTCGACGCTGCTGAGGCCGAGCAGTTGATCAGTGAGGGTGAGATCCATCTCCTTGATGTTCGCACACCACAGGAATTCACATCGCTCGGACATATTCCCGAGGCTTTGCTTCTCCCCGTAGAACTCGTCGCGGCGGCACCGGCTGTCGTGCCGCACGATGACAAACCCGTCCTGGTCTATTGTGAGCACGGCGTTCGGAGTCAACACGCCGCGCAGGTGTTATTGCGGTGCGGATATAAACAGGTACTCAACTTATCTGGCGGCATGTCCACGTGGCGTGGTAGGCGTGCGTACGATTTGCAGCCGATTGCTGGGCCGTCAGAATGGCTACTCGAGAATAGCGATTTCCTGCATGGAGGCGGACTTGCCCTCGACCTAGCCTGCGGGCGTGGACGGCACGTGCTGACGCTGGCAGCCGCTGGGTGGCAAGTCCGTGGCATCGATCGGAACGCAGAGGTGATTGAGCATCTTCGGGGAGTCGCGAGGTGTCTAGGTCTTCAGGTCAATGTAGAAGTAGTTGACCTAGAGAGTGGTTCGGTTGACTTGGGTAATACGGTCTATAACCTCATCGTGGTTACCCGTTACTTACATCGCCCACTTTTTCCCGCAATCTGTGACGCGCTTAAGCCTGGGGGAATACTTCTCTATGAGACTTTCACTATTGACCAGGCTGAGCGAGGACATCCGAAGAATCCAGAGTTCCTTCTGAAGCCTAACGAACTACAGAAGCTTGTGAGACCACTAGAGATTCTCCGGAAGTATGAGGGTGAGCGCGATGGTCGGATGGTTGCAGCGGTTGTCGCGCGCAAGCCATCCTTTGGTTCGCCATGA
- a CDS encoding Rid family detoxifying hydrolase: protein MTGDRCTHTLITGEHFPKPAGPYSPGVSFERLVFVSGQGAVDPAAGKIASADTEMQTEQVLKNVQAILEASGSGLDYVLRCGVYLTDISEFKKMNAGYERMFGCHRPARTTVQVAALPVPDMKVEIDVIAYVP from the coding sequence ATGACGGGCGACCGTTGCACTCACACTCTGATCACCGGTGAGCATTTTCCTAAGCCGGCCGGTCCGTACTCGCCTGGTGTTAGCTTTGAGCGGCTCGTGTTCGTGTCTGGACAAGGTGCCGTGGACCCGGCGGCGGGAAAGATCGCGTCAGCTGACACTGAAATGCAGACCGAACAGGTGCTCAAGAACGTTCAGGCGATTTTAGAGGCGTCAGGATCCGGTTTGGATTACGTCCTTCGATGCGGTGTCTACTTAACGGATATTAGCGAGTTCAAAAAGATGAACGCTGGCTATGAGCGAATGTTTGGTTGCCACCGACCTGCTCGGACAACCGTCCAAGTCGCGGCTTTACCGGTGCCAGACATGAAAGTGGAAATCGACGTCATCGCCTATGTGCCATGA